The following proteins are encoded in a genomic region of Leptotrichia sp. OH3620_COT-345:
- a CDS encoding succinate dehydrogenase/fumarate reductase iron-sulfur subunit: protein MKKLLGLLALTLAVSGIASADQDVLKSIKATSELRQTWTDKDGKDANLIGNAGFKKRNKVRLRWRNVVSGELGLNDEWGLDAKFKIQKDSDRFYAYNANGENVVSDIRKGGWETNFELGKALNIGSLETKTVLGWTHKSSQEGTKDTHKTTTGISNEIYVGPTFGISVLGQNISTTLQAVYFNSNGKKSADYYADGRDFQRGKTDGWGLNADFATDGKIYEGNLGKVDYYVELNHKLRDPKGKLAATDKEAKSSVYLDYITGATYTTPSFAGFYGQINMENEWEKHTAVSGYKNEFSIWTNAGYKAAFDTAVGEVSVNPFIKYRPLHRETEYNKHNKDNKKVTTETNEFRAGVSVGLTVK, encoded by the coding sequence ATGAAAAAATTGTTAGGATTATTAGCATTAACATTAGCTGTATCCGGAATAGCTTCTGCTGACCAGGATGTTCTGAAAAGCATAAAAGCAACTTCAGAATTAAGACAGACTTGGACTGATAAAGATGGAAAAGATGCTAATTTAATAGGAAATGCAGGTTTCAAAAAAAGAAATAAGGTAAGATTAAGATGGAGAAATGTTGTATCTGGAGAACTCGGATTAAATGACGAATGGGGATTGGATGCAAAATTTAAAATCCAGAAAGATAGTGACAGATTCTATGCTTACAATGCAAATGGTGAAAATGTAGTATCTGATATAAGAAAAGGTGGATGGGAAACTAATTTTGAATTAGGAAAAGCACTTAATATAGGTTCTCTTGAAACTAAAACTGTTTTAGGATGGACTCATAAGTCTTCACAAGAAGGTACAAAGGATACTCATAAAACTACAACGGGAATTTCAAATGAAATTTATGTTGGACCTACTTTCGGAATATCAGTATTAGGACAAAATATATCTACTACATTACAAGCGGTTTACTTTAACAGTAATGGTAAAAAATCTGCTGATTATTATGCAGATGGTAGAGATTTCCAAAGAGGAAAAACTGACGGTTGGGGATTAAATGCTGATTTTGCAACTGACGGGAAAATTTATGAAGGAAATTTAGGAAAAGTTGACTATTATGTTGAATTAAATCATAAATTAAGAGATCCTAAAGGAAAACTTGCAGCTACTGATAAAGAAGCTAAGTCAAGTGTTTACTTGGATTATATAACAGGAGCTACTTACACAACTCCTTCATTTGCAGGATTCTATGGACAAATAAATATGGAAAATGAATGGGAAAAGCATACAGCGGTAAGTGGATACAAAAATGAATTCTCAATCTGGACAAATGCAGGATATAAAGCTGCTTTTGATACTGCAGTAGGAGAAGTTTCAGTAAATCCTTTCATTAAGTACAGACCGTTACATAGAGAAACTGAATATAATAAACACAATAAAGATAACAAAAAGGTAACTACTGAAACTAATGAATTCAGAGCAGGAGTAAGCGTAGGATTAACAGTTAAATAG